The genomic stretch AGCCGTAagatttttaatatatttttgccATACGACACACTCTACAACACTCTCTCATTTTGATTAACTATATAGATCAAGGCAAAGAAGGCAGCTACACTCGCCGTACTAACAGCTCCGTTTAAAGTTGCCAAGAAAACTGTTGTCCTAAAAGCGGGAGCTCTAGCAGCTGCAAAAGCTTTGAAAGTCGCTAAAGTAGCCCATGTTGTCGGTTCATTGAAGAAGCCGATTCTGATTCCAGTCGGCATTCCAATTCCAGTTCCAGTTAAATTACCGTTGCCAATCCCATTCAAAGATCCAATTGCAACATTAGGCGCTGGTGCCCTTGGTTTCGGAGCTGGTTTGAAAGCTGGAAGTGCCGCTGGAGTTGGAGCTGGAGCTGCTGGACTCGGTGCTGGAGCTGCTGGACTCGGCGTTGGAGCTGCTGGACTCGGTGCTGGAGCTGCTGGTCTTGGTGCTGGTGCATTTGGTACTGGTGCAGGTTTACTAGGTGCTGGACTCGGATCAGCTGGTCTTGGTTCTGGATTACTTGGAAGCGCAATAAGCAGTGGTCTTGGTGTTGCACGCGGTGCTACTGACGTTGCTGCTACTGGTGCTTCTGGATTATTAAATGGTGCACTCGCAACTTTGACGAACCCAGTTCAAGGACTCTTAACCGGCGCCCAATCGATCTTTCAAGGTTAGTTTCTCGCAACAGAGTTATTCAGAGAAAttcgtttcgaaaatttaaatgaattccGTTTAGGCTCACTACCTCCATTCCTTTCCACATTGACGAACGGAGTTGCTTCTCGTGCTACCGTATCCAACCAGTATGCTGTTCCTGAAGCACACCAAGAACCCGTCTACCAGTaagtcaaagaaaaaaaacgacattCTGACGTCAGTTAACTAATACGATCTTTTTAAAAAGCAGATTCGTCCCAATTTCTGGCAGCAGTTACAATCGAGGATATTCCAGTCCAAGTGTACCGCATAATTCATATGAACTTCCACACACATCGTACGAAGTACCGAGCCAGTATGGCTCTCCACATCATTAGTATTTTGATATACTGAGGAATGTGATTTtagttgaattttaatttagttaaattgaatttagtttAGGTTCCATGTTTCGTTGTAGTAGTGCTAGTATATTAAGTGAATcttctaatctaatctaatctaatctaattgATTGACTGTGTAGAATTATGTAAAAGACAAGACGATAGAAATAAACCAAAGTTTAAAACATTACCGacggaaattttcaattcagaagtaattgtaaacaaacAGTTGTGACTTCATATGCACTAGAGGGTGTCACA from Bradysia coprophila strain Holo2 unplaced genomic scaffold, BU_Bcop_v1 contig_138, whole genome shotgun sequence encodes the following:
- the LOC119074024 gene encoding elastin-like isoform X2 encodes the protein MHFKSLLFVLILTVVVNHNVEGTALLKAKIGLLKAKTVAVAAPHVAAKIAVAKEIKAKKAFAFAQAVAAIKAKKAATLAVLTAPFKVAKKTVVLKAGALAAAKALKVAKVAHVVGSLKKPILIPVGIPIPVPVKLPLPIPFKDPIATLGAGALGFGAGLKAGSAAGVGAGAAGLGAGAAGLGVGAAGLGAGAAGLGAGAFGTGAGLLGAGLGSAGLGSGLLGSAISSGLGVARGATDVAATGASGLLNGALATLTNPVQGLLTGAQSIFQGSLPPFLSTLTNGVASRATVSNQYAVPEAHQEPVYQFVPISGSSYNRGYSSPSVPHNSYELPHTSYEVPSQYGSPHH
- the LOC119074024 gene encoding elastin-like isoform X1, producing MHFKSLLFVLILTVVVNHNVEGTALLKAKIGLLKAKTVAVAAPHVAAKIAVAKEIKAKKAFAFAQAVAAIKAKKAATLAVLTAPFKVAKKTVVLKAGALAAAKALKVAKVAHVVGSLKKPILIPVGIPIPVPVKLPLPIPFKDPIATLGAGALGFGAGLKAGSAAGVGAGAAGLGAGAAGLGVGAAGLGAGAAGLGAGAFGTGAGLLGAGLGSAGLGSGLLGSAISSGLGVARGATDVAATGASGLLNGALATLTNPVQGLLTGAQSIFQGSLPPFLSTLTNGVASRATVSNQYAVPEAHQEPVYHRFVPISGSSYNRGYSSPSVPHNSYELPHTSYEVPSQYGSPHH